One genomic window of Solanum stenotomum isolate F172 chromosome 9, ASM1918654v1, whole genome shotgun sequence includes the following:
- the LOC125877877 gene encoding uncharacterized protein LOC125877877 — protein sequence MNFLMIKVCFFLVLISNGYSTKLDSYPPTCQRIECPNYDVIESGKDYEIRRYDSPMWMSTEPIDDISFVSATRTGFLRLFMYIQGKNDKHEKIEMTAPVMTQVMPSDGPLCSTSFVVSFNVPKNNQQNPPSAEGLHPQKWNESSYAAVRQFSGFVVDADIPKEAAALSASIAGTKWAAAIEKSRSKDNSTLYTVAQYNSPFEFRGRVNEMWFTFVMDSAIAI from the exons ATGAATTTTTTGATGATCAAAGTGTGTTTTTTTCTGGTCCTTATTTCCAATGGTTATTCAACAAAATTGGATTCTTATCCTCCAACTTGTCAAAGAATTGAATGCCCAAATTATGATGTGATTGAGTCTGGAAAAGACTATGAAATTCGTCGTTACGATTCCCCAATGTGGATGTCTACTGAACCAATCGATGATATATCATTTGTTTCCGCCACCAGAACTGGTTTCCTCag GTTATTTATGTATATTCAAGGAAAGAATGATAAGCATGAGAAAATAGAGATGACAGCACCAGTTATGACTCAAGTGATGCCAAGTGATGGACCATTATGTTCTACTtcatttgttgtgagttttaATGTACCAAAGAATAATCAGCAAAATCCTCCTTCAGCTGAAGGCCTACACCCCCAAAAATGGAACGAAAGTAGTTATGCCGCGGTCAGGCAATTCAGTGGATTTGTAGTTGATGCTGATATTCCAAAAGAAGCTGCTGCCCTGAGTGCCAGCATTGCTGGCACTAAATGGGCAGCAGCCATCGAAAAAAGCCGGAGTAAAGATAATAGTACACTTTATACAGTTGCACAATACAACTCCCCGTTTGAGTTCAGGGGCAGAGTTAATGAGATGTGGTTTACTTTTGTTATGGACAGTGCAATTGCCATTTGA
- the LOC125877872 gene encoding ubiquitin carboxyl-terminal hydrolase 15 yields MLEPRETDIPTLFLVLVVLPLVSYILLGKWNEAAKKKERVGLLAQRAAEEANKTQTMSAVSITPIPLVPLPSSATHQCARCHSPATTRCSQCKSVRYCSGKCQILHWRQVHKLECLQLGNNCNSSFSKPMLTDELPGRMSFDSYVEAQYNDNNLNQSWLGKTSPDGVTETPIVTPVAPITVSVATDTSGSPKVGRRSVDKRVHKGNRDILRRGDGTMSESSERASQSRSRDGDAILSEHDSIADGFNSEHTDVMNTMGECHMLQKQKEHISRNHRHVSSSLNLEGHETSACKNQKELIDEKSLTREGVVTGTPAIPLNCSSGKTSTRRSSRAKSASPSPGTKSHRTPKTSREEMCSGLEGKGPNIDESKNARRKDAVPPQAGSGVANLGIMRMFGLAKSSKVIGHQSLESRADKQKKLKMLFPYEEFVKLFEYEDFTLLPRGLINCGNSCYANAVLQCLMCTKPLTIYLLHRSHSRTYCRKDWCLVCELEQHAMMLRESGGPLSPNRILLHMQSINGQIGNGSQEDAHEFLRFIVASMQSICLEALGGENAVDPRLQQTTFIQHTFGGRLRSKVKCLRCHHESACYENIMDLSLEIFGWVESLEDALTQFTSPEDLDGENMYRCGRCACYVRAQKQLSIQEAPNILTIVLKRFQEGSYGKINKCITFPDMLDMIPFMTGTDDIPPLYMLYAVVVHLDTLNASFSGHYISYVKDLHLRGNWFRIDDTEVHPVSMSQVMSEGAYILFYKRSSPRPARKISRRQVPGIVKHCPPKSTKTSRPEQTKAERLYVGVDPYMNHRPEMNSDIIDCTSGGLVKNANRNRPPVVGTYTESMTAEFSDATSSDWSLFTSSDEASFTTESTRDSFSTVDYGDASAADPFSSIINSLCASDYSSNRTVACSMFSSSKPHTRFFSESKGSVLDSTAGASIPRQVTVPYSEGFHSDSSTHVHVEYGSEPRYEQTYYPYNV; encoded by the exons ATGCTCGAGCCAAGGGAAACCGACATTCCGACTTTATTTTTGGTCTTGGTTGTGCTTCCCCTGGTTTCTTATATTCTTCTAGGCAAATGGAATGAGGCAgccaaaaagaaagaaagagttggtttgcTGGCTCAACGGGCTGCTGAAGAAGCAAATAAGACACAAACTATGTCTGCAGTAAGTATTACCCCTATCCCACTTGTGCCTTTGCCAAGCAGTGCAACTCATCAGTGTGCAAGATGCCACAGTCCAGCCACAACTCGCTGCTCTCAATGCAAATCTGTTCGATATTG CTCAGGGAAGTGTCAGATTCTCCATTGGAGACAGGTTCACAAGCTAGAGTGTCTTCAATTGGGTAATAACTGCAACAGCTCATTCTCTAAGCCTATGTTGACTGATGAACTCCCGGGACGAATGTCATTTGATAGCTATGTTGAAGCGCAGTACAACGACAACAACCTAAATCAGTCGTGGCTTGGCAAAACTTCTCCAGATGGTGTCACTGAAACACCCATTGTCACACCAGTTGCCCCTATTACTGTTAGTGTGGCAACGGATACATCAGGATCTCCAAAAGTTGGGAGACGATCCGTAGACAAGAGAGTACATAAAGGCAACAGAGACATATTAAGAAGAGGGGACGGAACCATGTCTGAGAGTTCTGAACGAGCCTCTCAATCTAGG TCAAGAGATGGTGATGCCATTCTTTCGGAACATGATAGCATCGCGGATGGGTTCAATAGTGAACATACTGATGTGATGAATACAATGGGAGAATGCCATATGTTACAAAAGCAAAAAGAAcacatctcaagaaatcatcgtCATGTTTCAAGTTCATTGAATCTAGAAGGCCATGAAACAAGTGCATGCAAGAATCAGAAGGAGCTGATTGATGAAAAAAGCCTTACACGAGAAGGCGTCGTTACCGGCACTCCGGCAATTCCATTGAACTGTTCTTCTGGAAAGACTTCAACAAGGAGAAGCAGTAGGGCTAAAAGTGCATCACCTTCTCCAGGAACAAAGTCCCATAGGACGCCAAAAACATCAAGAGAAGAAATGTGTTCAGGTTTGGAAGGGAAGGGACCGAATATTGATGAGTCAA AAAATGCTAGAAGAAAGGATGCAGTCCCTCCACAAGCAGGCAGTGGGGTTGCAAACTTGGGAATTATGAGAATGTTTGGTCTGGCTAAATCATCAAAAGTTATCGGACATCAATCTTTAGAATCCAGGGCTGACAAACAAAAGAAACTAAAG ATGCTGTTTCCTTATGAAGAGTTTGTGAAGTTATTTGAATATGAAGACTTCACTTTGTTGCCTAGAGGTCTCATAAATTGCGGGAATAG TTGTTATGCCAATGCTGTCTTGCAGTGTCTGATGTGCACAAAGCCTTTAACAATCTACCTACTTCACAGATCACATTCTAGAACTT ACTGCAGGAAAGATTGGTGCCTTGTGTGTGAACTTGAGCAACATGCGATGATGTTAAGAGAAAGTGGAGGTCCTCTGTCACCAAACAGGATTCTTTTGCATATGCAGAGCATTAATGGCCAGATTGGAAATGGCAGTCAGGAAGATGCTCATGAGTTTTTAAG GTTTATTGTTGCTTCTATGCAATCTATATGTTTGGAGGCATTAGGTGGAGAAAATGCTGTTGATCCAAGATTGCAGCAAACAACCTTTATACAACACACTTTCGGAGGAAGACTTAGATCTAAG GTCAAGTGTCTGAGATGCCACCATGAGTCGGCGTGCTATGAAAATATCATGGATCTCTCATTGGAGATCTTCGGTTGGGTTGAGTCACTTGAAGATGCATTGACACAGTTTACAAGCCCGGAAGATCTTGATGGGGAAAATATGTATAGATGCGGAAG GTGCGCTTGTTATGTCCGTGCACAAAAACAGTTGAGCATACAGGAGGCTCCAAATATCTTAACGATTGTCTTGAAGAGATTTCAG GAAGGAAGTTATGGGAAGATAAATAAGTGCATCACATTTCCGGATATGTTGGATATGATCCCATTTATGACTGGGACAGATGACATTCCTCCACTTTACATGCTTTATGCTGTTGTTGTGCACTTGGATACCTTAAATGCATCATTTTCTGGGCATTACATATCCTACGTGAAGGATCTACACCTACGAGGCAATTGGTTCAGGATTGATGATACTGAG GTACACCCTGTATCCATGAGCCAGGTGATGTCGGAAGGAGCATATATCTTATTTTATAAGAG ATCATCTCCACGACCAGCAAGAAAGATTAGCCGAAGACAAGTTCCTGGAATTGTCAAGCACTGCCCACCAAAATCAACAAAGACTTCTAGGCCAGAGCAGACAAAAGCGGAGCGTCTTTATGTTGGTGTGGATCCTTATATGAATCATAGGCCGGAAATGAACAGTGACATAATTGATTGCACCTCTGGTGGACTCGTCAAGAACGCTAATAGAAATAGACCGCCGGTTGTGGGAACCTATACCGAGTCAATGACTGCGGAGTTTTCTGATGCTACATCAAGTGATTGGTCCCTCTTTACAAGCTCAGATGAAGCATCATTTACTACTGAGAGTACCAGAGACTCTTTTAGTACTGTTGACTATGGGGATGCAAGCGCTGCTGATCCATTCTCTTCCATCATCAACAGCTTATGTGCATCAGATTATTCATCTAACAGAACAGTCGCGTGTAGTATGTTTTCAAGTAGTAAACCACATACAAGATTCTTTTCAGAAAGTAAGGGTTCTGTTTTGGATTCAACTGCTGGGGCTAGCATTCCGAGACAGGTTACTGTTCCTTATTCTGAAGGTTTTCATAGTGATAGTAGTACCCATGTACATGTAGAATATGGTAGTGAGCCTAGATATGAACAAACTTACTATCCATATAATGTCTAG
- the LOC125877876 gene encoding uncharacterized protein LOC125877876 encodes MLSVGMNLLMMRLCLFLFLVTKLCNGYSTKLNFYPPTCQRIECPNYDLIESGKDYEIRRYSSPMWMSTAPIDDISYVSATRTGFLRLFDYIQGKNNYHETVKMTAPVIIQVKPSDGPFCVSSFVVSFYVPKKNQPNPPPAEGLHLQKWGKTYVAVRQFSGFITDDDLPREAAALSASIAGTKWAAAIDKSHAADNTTLYTVAGYNSPFEFKNRVNEIWFTFDLDKALAI; translated from the exons atgcTTAGTGTTGGTATGAATTTGTTGATGATGAGGCTGTGTTTGTTTCTGTTCCTTGTTACCAAATTATGCAATGGTTATTCAACAAAGTTGAATTTCTATCCTCCAACTTGTCAAAGAATTGAATGCCCAAATTATGATTTGATTGAATCTGGAAAAGACTATGAAATTCGCCGTTATAGTTCTCCCATGTGGATGTCTACTGCTCCAATTGATGATATTTCATATGTTTCCGCCACCAGAACTGGTTTCCTCAG GCTATTTGATTACATTCAAGGGAAGAACAATTACCATGAGACAGTAAAGATGACAGCTCCAGTTATCATTCAAGTGAAGCCAAGTGATGGACCTTTTTGTGTTTCCTCATTTGTTGTGAGCTTTTATGTACCAAAGAAGAACCAGCCAAATCCTCCTCCAGCTGAAGGCCTTCATCTCCAAAAATGGGGCAAAACTTATGTTGCGGTCAGGCAATTCAGTGGATTTATAACTGATGATGACCTTCCAAGAGAAGCTGCTGCCCTGAGTGCCAGTATTGCTGGCACTAAATGGGCAGCAGCCATTGACAAAAGCCATGCTGCAGACAATACTACGTTGTATACAGTGGCAGGATACAACTCCCCATTTGAGTTCAAGAACAGAGTTAATGAGATATGGTTTACTTTTGATTTGGACAAAGCACTTGCCATTTGA